The genomic DNA GATCGGCGGGTTTTGGAGTCGTCACACACCCAAAACACCGCCGTTTATCCTGCCGATTCGCAACCTGTCACACGTTCAGGGATTTCCCGTCCAGCACAGCCTCAACTCGAAGATGTCCGGTACAGAGCAGCTCTTGAAAAGAACTTTGTCAGAGTGAGCGGGAAGCCCATGCCCCGACGGCGCGTGGGTGCTATGCTGCTCCCCAGTTCAGCCGGACCCCGGTCTGGCGAATGGGACCGCCCATCCGTCCCCATCTACACCGCGAATTGATTCCCGCGTGTGCCGCGCTTCCCCCTCTGCGGGAAGGCGCTGGCTGGCACGACCGGGCAAAGGAGAGAGGCTTTTGGAACTCACGCCGCGCGTTCCACCGCACAGCAACGACGCCGAGATCAGCGTGCTGGGCAGTGTATTACTGGACAACGACACCATGACCAACCTGGGCGACACGGTGGCCCCGGAGATGTTCTACCGCGAGGGCCACCGCAAGATCTTCACCGCCATGCGGGACCTGCAGGAGCGCGGCGAACCGGTGGATCTGGTGACCCTCAGCGAGGACCTGCGCAGCAAGGGCACGCTGGACGAGGTGGGCGGGCTGACCTACCTGATCGGGTTGTCGGACCAGGTGCCCACCGCCGCCTACGCCGAGCACTACGCGCGCATCGTGCAGGAAAAGCACACGCTGCGCCAGCTGATCAGCGCGTCGGGCAAGGCCATGCAGCTGGCCTACGACGCGCAGTTGCCGCTTGAAGACCTGCTGGACCGCGCGGAGAAGATGATCTTCGAGGTGGCCGAGCAGAAGAAGAAGGGCGAGCAGTACCAGGCGATGGGCGAGGTGGTCCACGACACCTTCGAGTACATCACGCTATTGCACGCCAACAAGGGTATTCCCGACGGCGTGAGCAGCGGCTTCAAGGATCTGGACGAGCAGATTTCAGGGTTGCAGAAGGGCAGCCTGAACGTACTGGCGGCGCGGCCTTCGATGGGAAAAACGGCCTTCGCGCTGTCCATCGCCCAGAACGTCGCCCTGCGCCGCGAGAAGACCGTGGCGGTGTTCAGCCTGGAAATGCCCAGCGTGCAGCTGGCCCTGCGGATGCTGTGTTCCGAGGCAAGGGTAGACATGAACCGCATCCGCAGCGGGCAGCTCAACGAGCGCGACTTCGAGCGGCTCGCGCACGCGGCGGGCCGACTGGCCGAGGCCCCGATGGTCATCGACGACGAGCCGGACCTGACCCTCAACGGTCTGCGCTCCAAGCTGCGGCGCATGGCCGCGCAGCATGGACAGCTGGGGCTGGTGGTCATCGACTACCTGCAATTGATGTCCGGCGGCAAGAGCAACGGCGGCAGCGACAACCGCCAGCAGGAGATCAGCACCATCTCGCGCGGCCTCAAGGGGCTGGCGCGCGAGATGGAGGTGCCGATCATCGTCCTGAGCCAGCTGAGCCGCGCCGTGGAGCAGCGCCCCAACCACCGCCCGATGCTCAGCGACCTGCGTGAATCGGGGGCCATTGAGCAGGACGCCGACATCGTGATGTTCATCTACCGCGACGAGTACTACAACAAGGAAACCGACCAGCAGGGCATCGCCGAGATCATCATCGGCAAGCAGCGCAACGGCCCGGTGGGCACGGTCAAATTGCAGTTCCACAGCTCGCACGTCCGCTTCAACGACCTCGCGCCGGAGGGCATCTGATGACCGGCGACGGCGGGGCCAAGAACGCGGCGGCAGGCGGCCAGCGCAGGCGGCGGCGGCGGCGCACGCCCGGTAGCAGCACGCCGGGGCCAGGACAGGTCACCAACACGGTGGCGGTGCCGGTGCCCGCCGCGCCCAGCAAACGCGGGCAGAAACGGGTGGTGGAGGGACCGCGCATCGCGGTGGGCTGCATCGTACTGCGCGGCGAGGAGATCCTGCTGGTGCGCGAGCGGGGGCGCTGGTCCCTACCCAAGGGTGGCCTGGAAGGCGGCGAGCTGATTCAGGACGGCGCGCGCCGCGAGACCTTCGAGGAAACCGGTCTGGTGGTCGAACTGCGCGATCTGGCGTTTATCGTGGAGTTCAAGGCGCAGACCTGGGGCCACCACCTGCAGTTCTTCTACACCGGGCGCGAGGTCAGCGGCAAGCTGGAGCCGCGTGACCCGGACCGTGACGTGCAGGAGGCCCGCTTCGTGCCGATCCGGCACCTGCGCGAGTTCATCCGCTTCCGTCCGCGGCTGGTGGCGCTGGAAACCTGGCTGCGCGAACGCCGCCCGCGCCACTTCGTCTTTAACCTGGACAAGGAACCGGCCATGCTGCGCAAACGCCGCCGCGTGGGCGAGGGCGGCGTGAGCGTGGTCGATTCGGACCTGACCGACGAACCGGATTTGTAGCGGGAGGCCGCAAGGAATCACCCTGGGCGGACTGCTGTGTCCCCACCCAGGGTGATTTTCCGTCCTGCCCGCAATGGCCCGCCTCAGGCCACGTTGCCGCCGCGCGTCCCCGTGCGAACCGTGATCGGTCCGGTGGCCGAGAAGTTCTCCATCAGAAACAGACAGGCGTGGGCCGGGTCCTCAGCGTACAGCTGATTGCGCTGCCACACGGCGGCGCTCTCCTGCAGGCTGCGCGGGCCGACCACCGACATCTGGCCGAAGGAGGCGGCGGCAGTAGTAGATGCGCCGCCTGACAGGGAGGCCAGGGTCACGTCGCACTCGTCCTGCGCGCCGTCCATGTGAAACACCACCGAGATGAAATCGCAGCTGTACTGCTTGCGGTAGCGGTCACACAGCCCGGTGACCAGTGACCGCATCAGCTGATCGCTGTCCCGGCCCTCCTGCTGATAGGCGCGGATGGCAAATTCGTCGGCCTCGTAGTGCAGGGCCTGCAGGTCAAACTGGCAATCGATGATGCTCAGCAGCTTGCGGACCTCGTACAGATAAGAGGCGTGAATGATGTTGGAGGCGATCATGACCTTGCTGTACAGCGACTCGGCGGGGCGCAGCAGACCGTCAAGCACGTGTTCGCCGGTCAGGGTGGCCAGGAACACGTAGTCGGGCAGTTCATGCTCGAAGAAGGCCTGCACCGCCCCCTGCGAGCGCAGATCAAGGTCCTCGGCGGTTCGGGTGACCAGATTCCAGTAGCCCAATTCTTCCAGCTTTCGGCAGACCACGGCGCCGATCAGGCTGTCATGTCCCGCCACGTAGATTTTGGCATCCACCGGAATTCCCATTCGCATCGTTCGCCCCACCCTCTGACCCGCATGTCTCCGTCCCTGGCACGTCGCCAGAACGGTTGGTCCTAGCGGCAGCCCATCCCGAATGGATGACCCACCCACCGGGCCCACCAGCGACGCTCCGGTCCTCACGCTGGGCGCAGACCTCGCGGCGCCGAAGCCCTCACGGTGACGGCAGTGTTCATGAAGCGGCGTTACTACGGCGTTAATTGTGCAGGGGTACGGCGGGCCGGGACCGCAGCTTGCCGACAGGCCTTCACTGCGGGAACCGGCGTGACCCAGGAGGCAGGTGAGGCAGCCTGCGCGGAGGCCGTGACCAGATCAGCGCTGCACGGTCAAGGGCAGCACGGCGGCAGGCCGGTCCTCCTGCGGGCCGGCAACCCCCACACGCTCCGGGGCCGCCGCCAGGGGCAGCAGCGGCTGACCGTTGAGGCTCAGCTCGCCCACGGTCAGGGCCAGGTCCAGGGCGCGGGCGTGCAGTTCCAGCCGTTCGGCCGCCTGGCCCGCCATGTTGAAGACCAGCTCATGCTGCATCCAGGTGCCCAACGCTACGTCGCTGTGAACGACCTGGCGCTGGCCCTCCTCGGTGTAGTCGGGCGTAGGTTCGGGGGTCAGCACCCGCGCGCCGTCCGCGCCCGGCACGGCAAAGCGCAGCGGAAAGGCCACCTGACTCGGCCCCAGTTCGTGGCCGCCGTGGAAAACGTCCAGCCGCCACACCACCCTCAGGGTCAGAACCGGGACGTCGCGCAGCCCGGCGGGCACCGGCACCTGCACCCGCAGGGTGTGCGGATGCCCGTAGCGGCCCTGACTCAGGACGCTGAGCCAGCCGCCCGGCTCCCAGGCCAGCCGGTAACCCTGCCATGTCACGGCGGCGCTGGCCGCGGCGTGCGTCCGCCGCGGTTCAGTCACACCCTGAACCGGGCGCGCGGGAAGGGCCGGGGCCGACAGCACCTGGGCCGCCATCGGTCCCAGCAACGGCTCGGCCCTGGGTCCGCCGGTCCTGGACAGGGACCGCAGCAACGGACTGCCCGGCCCCAGGCGGGCGCGGTAGGCTTTGCGCAGACGCTCGGCGTCCTGATCGGCCCCGGCCCGTTCGGCGTAATACAGGGCCAGACCCGGCTGGCTGGCTTCCAGCTGCGCGGCCAGATGACGCCGCAGCGCCTGCCGCTCTGCCTGAGGCAGCAGGCCCGCCAGCGCAATTCGCAGCCCCTCGGAACGGAAGCGGTAGCACGGCTCGCTGCGGGTCACGTCCCCCAGCGAGCCGAAAGCGGGCCAGCCCAGGGCACTGGGCGCTTCGGTCTCGATCAGGGCGCGGCGGTCCAGCGCCTCGCGCAGCAGCGCCGCCGCCGGCAGGCCCGAGCGCGCCGCGTCGGGCAGCGACTCGGCCAGCGTGAAACTGAAATCACCCTGAATCACGCTCAGGTGGCTCAGGGCCTCGCGCAGCGGCGCGGGCCAGCCGTCGATCTCACCCAGGTAGGTGTCGCGCATGCAGCTGGGCAGGCGGCCCATGGGCAGCGCCCCGCCCGCCAACATGCCAGCGCCGCGCGCTGCGGCTGCGAGGGCAAAGCCGGCCTGTGGCAGGCCCTCTTCTTCCAGCAGGGCCAGCAGGTGCAGCGGATTGCCGCCGCTGCGCTGCAGGATCACGGCGGCCCGCGCGTACAGGTCCGCGCCGGAAGCAGCAGGGTCAAGGTCCAGTCCGCCGCGTGCCCCCAGCGCCTGGACCACGCTGCTCAGGGACAGCGGGGTGACTTCCAGCACCAGACTCTGCGCCTCTCCAAAACGGCGCAGCAGGGCGCGGCACAGCGGCGCCTGGGCCGGCGGCGTGCGGCTGAGCATGATCAGGGCGCGGGGATGGGCCGCCGGAACATTCAGCAGGAATTCAAGCAGCGAGGCCAGTTCGACCGGCGCCGTGTGGGCATGATCGAGGACGATGGCCAGCGGTTGCGGCAGGGTGGCCAGCACCGTCGCCACCTTGACCAGATCCTCTTCCAGGCTGCCGGGGCGCAGCAGCACGTCCTGCAGGGTCCGGACCGCATCGGTCTGCGCGCCGGAGGGCTGGGCCGGGGGGGACTGGGTGGAGAGGGAAGGCGCCTCGAAGGCTGCGGCGTCAGGCGCCGGTGGGGGGGCCAGAAAGGGGTGGGCCAGCAGCGACTGGGCCAGCGTCGCCACCACCAGGCGGCCTGCGCGGCTGGTGCTGACCCGCAACGCCAGCCAATCTTCCGCGGCCAGCGCCCGGTCCGCCTCGTAGGATTTGCCGCTGCCGGTGGGGCCATGCAGCACCACCACCTGCGGTCCCTGAGCGGCGCGCTGCAGGCTGCGGCGCAGACTCTGCTCGCGAACCGGGGCGCTGAAATGCAGTGCCCCGGCCTCCCCCACGGTGGCGGGGGGAGCCAGGGCCGTGTCCGCCTCATGGCCGGGCTCGGCGGGCCGGGACTCCGGACGGGCGCCCTGATCCGCCGTTCCCC from Deinococcus radiopugnans ATCC 19172 includes the following:
- the dnaB gene encoding replicative DNA helicase codes for the protein MELTPRVPPHSNDAEISVLGSVLLDNDTMTNLGDTVAPEMFYREGHRKIFTAMRDLQERGEPVDLVTLSEDLRSKGTLDEVGGLTYLIGLSDQVPTAAYAEHYARIVQEKHTLRQLISASGKAMQLAYDAQLPLEDLLDRAEKMIFEVAEQKKKGEQYQAMGEVVHDTFEYITLLHANKGIPDGVSSGFKDLDEQISGLQKGSLNVLAARPSMGKTAFALSIAQNVALRREKTVAVFSLEMPSVQLALRMLCSEARVDMNRIRSGQLNERDFERLAHAAGRLAEAPMVIDDEPDLTLNGLRSKLRRMAAQHGQLGLVVIDYLQLMSGGKSNGGSDNRQQEISTISRGLKGLAREMEVPIIVLSQLSRAVEQRPNHRPMLSDLRESGAIEQDADIVMFIYRDEYYNKETDQQGIAEIIIGKQRNGPVGTVKLQFHSSHVRFNDLAPEGI
- a CDS encoding NUDIX domain-containing protein, which translates into the protein MTGDGGAKNAAAGGQRRRRRRRTPGSSTPGPGQVTNTVAVPVPAAPSKRGQKRVVEGPRIAVGCIVLRGEEILLVRERGRWSLPKGGLEGGELIQDGARRETFEETGLVVELRDLAFIVEFKAQTWGHHLQFFYTGREVSGKLEPRDPDRDVQEARFVPIRHLREFIRFRPRLVALETWLRERRPRHFVFNLDKEPAMLRKRRRVGEGGVSVVDSDLTDEPDL
- a CDS encoding NAD-dependent epimerase/dehydratase family protein codes for the protein MDAKIYVAGHDSLIGAVVCRKLEELGYWNLVTRTAEDLDLRSQGAVQAFFEHELPDYVFLATLTGEHVLDGLLRPAESLYSKVMIASNIIHASYLYEVRKLLSIIDCQFDLQALHYEADEFAIRAYQQEGRDSDQLMRSLVTGLCDRYRKQYSCDFISVVFHMDGAQDECDVTLASLSGGASTTAAASFGQMSVVGPRSLQESAAVWQRNQLYAEDPAHACLFLMENFSATGPITVRTGTRGGNVA
- a CDS encoding AAA family ATPase, whose translation is MLTVHLLGHAHVTYNGRPVPLSAKAVALITYLTIEKLPQHRERLADLLWNTPEARKNLRVELARIRSAGLNLFPLSRQLLYLENVDTDLNSWLSQLGTELDQAGLAQWLSTLRGVPLSGLEDLGSPAFQEWIDHQRWVLTEHVEEVLGRAYRQFERGGKGWATRAIAARAEALGFVHPGEFALEGREPESAFLTAPAPVGARGTADQGARPESRPAEPGHEADTALAPPATVGEAGALHFSAPVREQSLRRSLQRAAQGPQVVVLHGPTGSGKSYEADRALAAEDWLALRVSTSRAGRLVVATLAQSLLAHPFLAPPPAPDAAAFEAPSLSTQSPPAQPSGAQTDAVRTLQDVLLRPGSLEEDLVKVATVLATLPQPLAIVLDHAHTAPVELASLLEFLLNVPAAHPRALIMLSRTPPAQAPLCRALLRRFGEAQSLVLEVTPLSLSSVVQALGARGGLDLDPAASGADLYARAAVILQRSGGNPLHLLALLEEEGLPQAGFALAAAARGAGMLAGGALPMGRLPSCMRDTYLGEIDGWPAPLREALSHLSVIQGDFSFTLAESLPDAARSGLPAAALLREALDRRALIETEAPSALGWPAFGSLGDVTRSEPCYRFRSEGLRIALAGLLPQAERQALRRHLAAQLEASQPGLALYYAERAGADQDAERLRKAYRARLGPGSPLLRSLSRTGGPRAEPLLGPMAAQVLSAPALPARPVQGVTEPRRTHAAASAAVTWQGYRLAWEPGGWLSVLSQGRYGHPHTLRVQVPVPAGLRDVPVLTLRVVWRLDVFHGGHELGPSQVAFPLRFAVPGADGARVLTPEPTPDYTEEGQRQVVHSDVALGTWMQHELVFNMAGQAAERLELHARALDLALTVGELSLNGQPLLPLAAAPERVGVAGPQEDRPAAVLPLTVQR